Genomic segment of uncultured Desulfobacter sp.:
CCATATTCTGGATCTGTTCTGGCCGCAAAACGACCATCCGGAAAAGCGGCTGGATCCTGGATTTTCAGGTCGGCGCAGAAACCTGGCTGCCTTTAAACAGGAGATGGTCGGCAATGAGACTTTTCAAAACGATATCCCGTTGACTCCGGCCGGAAAGAAAATCATTATCGCTCAAGACGTTTTGAACCAAATTGAAGATGAATTCATTCTGGTCTCGGACGTTGAAAAGGTACTGGCCCATTACGAGTCCGATGCCGATAAACACTATTTTATCGATAAGAAAACCGGGACAACAATCGCCTTTTTCCGACCGGCCAATGTCTGTTTCTGGGTGGAATTTAAAGTCCTTGACGGGGCCTATGAGATCCTGAATGCCTGGAGCCACAGGATGACCGTGATCCCGGCCGTAAAGTTTAAAGCTGGTGCCCCCCTGGAAGATCTCAGTCCCGATCTGCACTGTGGGACCTGCAACACCCCCCTGGAGAGCGTTATGAACCATGCGGGGTACCTGGAATCCCGGTTTGATGTGGATCTGCCCCAGTGCAGAAGCTGCGGGGCGGTGTTCATCTCTCCGGCTCTGGCCCGGGGTAAAATGGCGGAAGTGGAAAAAATTCTTGAGGATAAGTAGTGTTCAGGCAGCCGGCATTGAAACCCATCGGCCCGGCGGACTGACCCTGACCCGGGCGGCATTGGATTATTGTTCTTTGGCGCCAGGGGTTCGCGTACTGGACGCCGGATGCGGATACGGGGCGACTTGCACCTTTTTGCATGAAGATGCCGGATTCAAGGTTTTTGGCATGGATGCCTCGGAGGAACGGATCAGCCGGGCAACGGCCCGCCCAACGGGTTGGGACGGTCTACGGGCAAGGTTGCCGCGGCTGCCCTTTGCACCCGCTTCCTTCGGGGCGATCTTCTGTGAATGCGTTCTTTCTCTGGTGCCGGATAAGCCCGGCTGCCTGGCTACTTTTTTCGAGCTGCTCCAGCCAAAAGGTCATCTGGTGATCACGGACCTGTATATTCCCGGCGCGGCGCCGGCGGCCCTTGATCCATCGCCTTTGATCTGCCTGGACGGGGCGCTGAATAAAACCGATTTAACCCAAATCATTGAACAGGCAGGATTTAAAATCCGGATCTGGGAAGACCACACCCCGCTGTTAAAGCAGATGGCCTGTGAAATGGTATTTAAACACGGCAGTCTTGAAAACTTCTGGAAAACACTGACAGGTGACGTTCTTCATTGCGGTCTGGGCTCCCGATGCCGGGCCGGAGAACTTAAACCCGGATATTGCCTGATCGTGGCAGACAAGGTGACACAGTAAAATGGATGATATCGAAATATTAAAGTTAAAGAGCAAAGGCTACTGCTGCAGCCAGATCATGGTACAGCTGGTTCTGGACATGGCAGATGTGGAAAACAGGCAACTGGTCGATTTTTCCCGGGGACTGTGCATGGGCTCCAAACTTGAGACCGGTTCCTGCGGGATTTTGACAGCGGGTTTATGCCTTCTGGCCATGTATGCAGGCCAGGACCAGGATTTAAGAGCCTCCATGCAGGATGATTTCAGGACGTTTTTCACCGGTGCCTCTGTCCCGGGCGTCCAATGCCGGCAGATCGCCGGAAGTCATTATCCCAATCTCAACCCGGAAACCTGTCCGACCCTGTTGACCCAGGCCCTCGGTGCCCTGATGAATATTCTCTCCGAACATGAAGTGGACCCCTCGGATCTTGATGATGAATAGCGGTCGCGACATATTACACCAGACCCAGAGCCTGTGCCCGGTATGCCTGG
This window contains:
- a CDS encoding DVU_1555 family C-GCAxxG-C-C protein; this encodes MDDIEILKLKSKGYCCSQIMVQLVLDMADVENRQLVDFSRGLCMGSKLETGSCGILTAGLCLLAMYAGQDQDLRASMQDDFRTFFTGASVPGVQCRQIAGSHYPNLNPETCPTLLTQALGALMNILSEHEVDPSDLDDE
- a CDS encoding DVU_1556 family methyltransferase, which encodes MRISSVQAAGIETHRPGGLTLTRAALDYCSLAPGVRVLDAGCGYGATCTFLHEDAGFKVFGMDASEERISRATARPTGWDGLRARLPRLPFAPASFGAIFCECVLSLVPDKPGCLATFFELLQPKGHLVITDLYIPGAAPAALDPSPLICLDGALNKTDLTQIIEQAGFKIRIWEDHTPLLKQMACEMVFKHGSLENFWKTLTGDVLHCGLGSRCRAGELKPGYCLIVADKVTQ